A window of Hemibagrus wyckioides isolate EC202008001 linkage group LG03, SWU_Hwy_1.0, whole genome shotgun sequence contains these coding sequences:
- the fbln5 gene encoding fibulin-5, translating into MLTALLFLLCSFHSGKSQRCTEGFTYDFRSRRCIDVDECRTVLGACRGDMQCVNQIGGYLCLPQGLYSQSYARPESPSYTEPLYPDTSVDFPEFPAPPPVLPGTGSGPGPSYPIVGRPSAPCILGYTLGEDGSCVDIDECEAQSHQCNPTQVCINTAGGYSCSCTEGYWLVAGQCQDIDECRYGYCQQLCANLPGSYSCSCNPGFNLNTDSRTCEDIDECGTNPCSHGCLNSYGSFMCNCDEGFELASDGTTCIDVDECSFSDFLCQHTCLNTPGSFACMCPPGYYVFEDGRSCEDLNECESGNNTCTTAQVCFNFQGGYTCLNPLVCEPPYIELSDNQCMCSAENPACRDRPFTVLYRHMDLSSGRSVPADIFQMQATTRYPGAFYIFQIKSGNEGREFYMRQTSNVSATLVLARPIKGPRTVILDLEMVTVNNVINFRGSSIIRLTIFVSEHPF; encoded by the exons atgcTGACAGCTTTGCTATTTTTGCTCTGCTCCTTCCACTCTGGGAAGAGTCAG AGGTGCACCGAGGGGTTCACGTACGACTTTCGCTCCAGGCGTTGCATCG ATGTGGACGAGTGCCGCACGGTGCTGGGTGCTTGCCGTGgtgacatgcagtgtgtaaatcAGATCGGAGGGTACCTCTGCCTCCCTCAGGGCCTTTATTCTCAGTCGTACGCCAGGCCCGAGTCTCCTTCCTACACCGAGCCACTGTACCCTGACACATCAGTGGACTTTCCTGAGTTTCCCGCTCCTCCTCCTGTCCTCCCCGGCACTGGGTCCGGTCCCGGGCCGAGTTACCCCATAGTGGGCCGTCCCTCTGCCCCCTGCATCCTGGGCTACACGCTTGGAGAGGATGGCAGCTGTGTTG ACATTGATGAGTGTGAGGCACAGTCCCATCAATGTAATCCCACACAGGTGTGTATAAATACAGCCGGGGGTTACTCCTGCTCCTGCACTGAAGGTTACTGGCTGGTGGCTGGACAGTGCCAGG ATATTGATGAATGTCGCTACGGCTACTGCCAGCAGCTCTGTGCCAATCTGCCAGGCTCTTATTCCTGCTCTTGCAACCCGGGATTCAACCTGAATACTGACAGTAGAACCTGTGAAG ATATAGACGAGTGTGGGACGAACCCCTGCTCTCACGGATGCCTGAACTCATACGGCTCGTTTATGTGCAACTGCGACGAAGGCTTTGAGCTCGCCTCCGACGGAACTACCTGCATCG ATGTGGATGAATGCAGTTTCTCCGACTTTCTGTGTCAGCACACATGTTTAAACACTCCAGGCTCATTCGCGTGCATGTGTCCGCCTGGGTACTACGTCTTCGAGGACGGCCGGAGCTGTGAAG ACCTCAATGAATGTGAGTCTGGTAACAACACGTGTACAACAGCACAAGTGTGTTTCAATTTCCAGGGAGGGTACACATGCCTGAACCCCCTCGTATGTGAACCGCCATACATAGAGCTCAGTGACAA tcagtgTATGTGTTCTGCGGAGAACCCCGCCTGTCGAGACCGACCCTTCACTGTTCTCTACCGCCACATGGACCTGTCCTCTGGGCGCAGTGTCCCTGCCGATATCTTTCAGATGCAGGCCACAACACGCTACCCCGGGGCTTTCTATATATTCCAGATCAAATCTGGCAACGAGGGCCGTGAGTTTTACATGCGG CAAACCAGCAACGTCAGTGCCACGCTGGTCTTGGCTCGGCCAATCAAAGGACCCAGGACGGTCATCCTGGACCTGGAAATGGTCACAGTCAACAATGTCATCAACTTCCGAGGCAGTTCCATCATCCGCCTTACAATATTCGTCTCCGAACACCCCTTCTGA